Proteins found in one Mytilus edulis chromosome 2, xbMytEdul2.2, whole genome shotgun sequence genomic segment:
- the LOC139511105 gene encoding uncharacterized protein, translating into SGTTVTATGPSVTGTTVSTTVPSVSGTTVSATAPSVSGTTVSATGPSVRPSVSGTTVSATLPSVSGTTIPSTVPSVSGTTVSATGPSVSGTTVSATGPSVSGTTVSATVPSVSGTTVSATGPSVSGTTVSATGPSVTGTTVSTTGPSVSGTTVSATAPSPSVSGTTVSATGPSVSGTTVSATGPSVTGTTVSTTGPSVSGTTVSATAPSVSGTTVSATA; encoded by the exons AGTGGAACGACAGTCACTGCCACAGGACCATCTGTAACAGGAACAACTGTCTCTACCACAGTACCATCCGTAAGTgggacaactgtctctgccacagcaccatcagttagtggaacaactgtctctgccacaggaccatcagtaa gaccatcagtaagtggaacaactgtctctgcaacattaccatctgttagtggaacaactatccctaGCACAGTACCATCCGTAAGCGGGACAACTGTCTCTGCaacaggaccatcagtaagtggaacaactgtctccgccacaggaccatcagtaagtggaacaacagTATCTGCCACAGTACCatctgtaagtggaacaactgtctctgccacaggcccatcagtaagtggaacgacagtatctgccacaggaccatctgTAACAGGAACAACTGTCTCtaccacaggaccatcagtaagtggaacaactgtctctgccacagcaccttca ccatctgtaagtggaacaactgtctctgccacaggcccatcagtaagtggaacgacagtatctgccacaggaccatctgTAACAGGAACAACTGTCTCtaccacaggaccatcagtaagtggaacaactgtctctgccacagcaccttcagtaagtggaacaactgtctctgcaacagca
- the LOC139511107 gene encoding uncharacterized protein gives MGLWQRQLFHLQMVLWQRQLFHLLMVLWQRQLFHLLMVLLQRQLSRLRMIVVPLTDGTIAETVVPLTDGTVAETVVPLTDGTVLGIVVPLTDGTVAETVVPLTDGPVAETVVPLTDGPVAETVVPLTDGTVPGIVVPLTDETVVPLTGGPVAETVVPLTDGPVAETVVSLTDGTVLGIVVPLTDDGAVAETVVPLTEGAVAETVVPVTDGPVADTVVSLTDGPVAETVVPLTDGPVADNVVPLTDGPVAETVVPLTDGPVAETVVPLTDGTVLGIVVPLTDGNVAETVVPLTDCPVAETVVPLTDGPVAETVVPLTDGTVPGIVVPLTDGTIAETVVPLTDGPVAETVVPLTDGTVLGIVVPLTDGTVAETVVPLTDGPVADTVVPLTDGPVVETVVPLTDGPVANTVVPLTDETVVPLTEGAVAETVVPLTDGPVVETVVPVTDGPVADTVVPLTDGPVAETVVPLTDGTVADTVVPLTDGPVAETVVPLTDDPVAETVVPLTDGTVLGIVVPLTDGNVAETVVPLTDGPVAETVVPLTDGPVAETVVPLTDGTVPGVVVPLTDGTIAETVVPLTDGPVAETVVPLTDGTVLGIVVPITDGTVAETVVPLTDDPVAETVVPLTDGPVAETVVPLTGGTVPGIVVPLTDGTVAETVVPLTEETVVPRIDGPVAETVVPLTAGPVAEIVVPLTDGTVPGIVVPLTDGTVAETVVPLTEETVVPLTDGTVPGIVVPLTDGAVAETVVPLTEGAVAETVVPLTDGPVVETVVPVTDGPVADTVVPLTDGPVAETVVPLTDETVVPLTDGTVLGIVVPLTDGNVAETVVPLTDGPVAETVVPLTDGPVAETVVPLTDGTVPGIVVPLTDGTVAETVVPLTDGPVAETVVPLTDGPVANTVVPLTDGPVAETVVPLTDGPVAGIVVPLTDGTVADTVVPLTDGTVAETVVPLTDGPVAETVVPLTDGPVAETVVPLTDGTVPGIDVPLTDGTGAETVVPLTEGAVAETVVPLTDGPVTETVVPLTDGPVAETVVPLTDGTVLGIVVPLTDGNVAETVVPLTGGPVAETVVPLTDGPMAETVVPLTDETVVPLTDGPVAETVVPLTDGPVAVIVVPLTDGTVADTVVPLTDGPVAETVVPLTDGPVPGIVVPLTDGTVAETVVPLTDDTVLGIIVPLTDGTVAETVVPLIDGPVAETVVPLTDETVVPLTDGPVAGIVVPLTDGTVADTVVPLTDGPVAETVVPLTDGPVPGIVVPLIDGTVAETVVPLTDGTVADTVVPLTDGPVAKTVVPLTDGPVAETVVPLTDGTVLGIVVPLTDGTVAETVVPLTDGPVAETVVPLTDVTVPGIVVPLTDGTIAETVVPLTDGPVEETVVPLTDGPVAGIVVPLTDGTVADTVVPLTDGPVAETVVPLTDGPVAGIVVPLTDGTVADTVVPLTDGPVAETVVPLTDGPVPGIVVPLTDGTVAETVVPLTDDTVLGIVVPLTDGTVAETVVPLTDGPVAETVVPLTDETVVPLTDGPVAETVVPLTDGPVAGIVVPLTDGTVADTVVPLTDGPVAETVVPLTDETVVPLTDGPVAETVVPLTDGPVAGIVVPLTDGPVAETVVPLTDGPVAETVVPLTDGPVPGIVVPLTDGTVAETVVPLTDGTVADTVVPLTDGPVAKTVVPLTVGTVADIVVPEKKRKK, from the exons ATGggcctgtggcagagacagttgttccacttacagatggtactgtggcagagacagttgttccacttactgatggtcctgtggcagagacagttgttccacttactgatggtcctgttGCAGAGACAGTTGTCCCGCTTACGGATG atagttgttccactaacagatggtactattgcagagacagttgttccactgaCTGATGGtactgtggcagagacagttgtcccACTTACAGATGGTACTGTGCtagggatagttgttccactaacagatggtactgttgcagagacagttgttccacttactgatggtcctgtggcagagacagttgttccactaactgatggtcctgtggcagagacagttgtacCACTTACGGATGGTACTGTGCcagggatagttgttccactaacagatg agacagttgttccacttactggtggtcctgtggcagagacagttgttccactaaccgatggtcctgtggcagagacagttgtctCACTTACGGATGGTACTGTGCtagggatagttgttccactaacagatg atggtgctgttgcagagacagttgttccacttactgaaggtgctgtggcagagacagttgttcctgTTAcagatggtcctgtggcagataCTGTCGTTTCACTTACTGATGggcctgtggcagagacagttgttccacttacagatggtcctgtggcagataatgttgttccacttactgatggtcctgtggcagagacagttgttccacttactgatggtcctgttGCAGAGACAGTTGTCCCGCTTACGGATGGTACTGTGCtagggatagttgttccactaacagatggtaatgttgcagagacagttgttccacttactgattgtcctgtggcagagacagttgttccactaactgatggtcctgtggcagagacagttgttccacttacggATGGTACTGTGCCAGGAATAGTTGTTCCACTAACGGATGGTACTattgcagagacagttgttccactgactgatggtcctgtggcagagacagttgtcccACTTACAGATGGTACTGTGCtagggatagttgttccactaacagatggtactgttgcagagacagttgttccacttactgatggtcctgtggcagataCTGTCGTTCCACTTACTGATGGGCCTGTGgtagagacagttgttccacttacagatggtcctgtggcaaatactgttgttccacttactgatg agacagttgttccacttactgaaggtgctgtggcagagacagttgttccacttactgatggtcctgtggtaGAGACAGTTGTTCCTGTTAcagatggtcctgtggcagatactgtcgttccacttactgatgggcctgtggcagagacagttgttccacttacagatGGTACTGTGGCAGATActgttgttccacttactgatggtcctgtggcggagacagttgttccacttactgatgatCCTGTTGCAGAGACAGTTGTCCCACTTACGGATGGTACTGTGCtagggatagttgttccactaacagatggtaatgttgcagagacagttgttccacttactgatggtcctgtggcagagacagttgttccactaactgatggtcctgtggcagagacagttgttccacttacggATGGTACTGTGCCAGGGGTAGTTGTTCCACTAACAGATGGTACTATTGCAGAAACAGTTGTTCCACtgactgatggtcctgtggcagagacagttgtcccACTTACAGATGGTACTGTGCTAGGGATAGTTGTTCCAATAACAGATGGTACtgttgcagagacagttgttccacttactgatgatcctgtggcagagacagttgttccactaactgatggtcctgtggcagagacagttgtacCACTTACGGGTGGTACTGTGCcagggatagttgttccactaacagatggtactgttgcagagacagttgttccacttactgaag agacagttgttccacgtattgatggtcctgtggcagagacagttgttccactaactgCTGGTCCTGTGGCAGAGATAGTTGTACCACTTACGGATGGTACTGTGCcagggatagttgttccactaacagatggtactgttgcagagacagttgttccacttactgaag agacagttgtcccacttacggatggtactgtgccagggatagttgttccactaacaGATGGTGCTGTTGCAGAGActgttgttccacttactgaaggtgctgtggcagagacagttgttccacttactgatggtcctgtggtaGAGACAGTTGTTCCTGTTAcagatggtcctgtggcagatactgtcgttccacttactgatgggcctgtggcagagacagttgttccacttacagatG AGACAGTTGTCCCGCTTACGGATGGTACTGTGCtagggatagttgttccactaacagatggtaatgttgcagagacagttgttccacttactgatggtcctgtggcagagacagttgttccactaactgatggtcctgtggcagagacagttgttccacttacggATGGTACTGTGCCAGGGATAGTCGTTCCACTAACAGATGGTACtgttgcagagacagttgttccacttactgatggtcctgtggcagagacagttgttccacttacagatGGTCCTGTTGCAAATActgttgttccacttactgatggtcctgtggcagagacagttgttccactaactgatggtcctgtggcagggatagttgttccacttacagatGGTACTGTGGCAGATACTGTTGTTCCACTTACAGATGGTACtgttgcagagacagttgttccacttactgatggtcctgtggcagagacagttgttccactaactgatggtcctgtggcagagacagttgtcccACTTACGGATGGTACTGTGCCAGGGATAGATGTTCCACTAACAGATGGTACTGgtgcagagacagttgttccacttactgaaggtgctgtggcagagacagttgttccacttactgatggtcctgtgacagagacagttgttccactaactgATGGTCCTGTTGCAgaaacagttgttccacttacggATGGTACTGTGCTAGGAATAGTTGTTCCACTAACAGATGGTAAtgttgcagagacagttgttccacttactggtGGTCCTGTGGCAGAAacagttgttccactaactgatggtcctatggcagagacagttgttccacttacggatg agacagttgttccactaaccgatggtcctgtggcagagacagttgtcccACTTACGGATGGTCCTGTGGCAGTgatagttgttccacttacagatGGTACTGTGGCAGATActgttgttccacttactgatggtcctgtggcagagacagttgttccactaactgatggtcctgtgccagggatagttgttccactaacagatggtactgttgcagagacagttgttccacttacggATGATACTGTGCTAGGAATAATTGTTCCACTAACAGATGGTACtgttgcagagacagttgttccacttattgatggtcctgtggcagagacagttgttccactcactgatg agacagttgttccacttacggatggtcctgtggcagggatagttgttccacttacagatGGTACTGTGGCAGATActgttgttccacttactgatggtcctgtggcagagacagttgttccactaactgatggtcctgtgccagggatagttgttccactaaTAGATGGTACtgttgcagagacagttgttccacttactgatggtaCTGTGGCAGATACTGTTGTTCCACTAACTGACGGTCCTGTGGCTaagacagttgttccactaactgATGGTCCTGTTGCAGAGACAGTTGTCCCACTTACGGATGGTACTGTGCTAGGAATagttgttccacttacagatggtactgttgcagagacagttgttccacttactgatggtcctgtggcagagacagttgttccacttacggATGTTACTGTGCcagggatagttgttccactaacagatggtactattgcagagacagttgttccactaaccGATGGTCCTGTGGAAGAGACAGTTGTCCCACTTACGGATGGTCCTGTGGcagggatagttgttccacttacagatGGTACTGTGGCAGATActgttgttccacttactgatggtcctgtggcagagacagttgtcccACTTACGGATGGTCCTGTGGcagggatagttgttccacttacagatGGTACTGTGGCAGATActgttgttccacttactgatggtcctgtggcagagacagttgttccactaactgatggtcctgtgccagggatagttgttccactaacagatggtactgttgcagagacagttgttccacttacggATGATACTGTGCTAGGAATAGTTGTTCCACTAACAGATGGTACtgttgcagagacagttgttccacttactgatggtcctgtggcagagacagttgttccactaactgatg agacagttgttccactaaccgatggtcctgtggcagagacagttgtcccACTTACAGATGGTCCTGTGGcagggatagttgttccacttacagatGGTACTGTGGCAGATActgttgttccacttactgatggtcctgtggcagagacagttgttccactaacagatg agacagttgttccactaaccgatggtcctgtggcagagacagttgtcccACTTACAGATGGTCCTGTGGcagggatagttgttccacttacagatggtcctgttgcagagacagttgttccacttactgatggtcctgtggcagagacagttgttccactaactgatggtcctgtaccagggatagttgttccactgaCAGATGGTACtgttgcagagacagttgttccacttactgatggtaCTGTGGCAGATACTGTTGTTCCACTAACTGACGGTCCTGTGGCtaagacagttgttccacttacagtTGGTACTGTTGCAGATATTGTAGTACctgaaaagaagagaaaaaaataa